The following nucleotide sequence is from Thermostaphylospora chromogena.
GCCACGTACGAGCAGACCACCGTCCCCCGCCGGTAGGTGACGTGCTCGGCGCGCAGCGTCGCCAGGCCGAAGGAGTCGGTGTACTCTTCGCCGCCCACCCGGAAGAAGCCGATGTCGAGCATGCGCGCGGCGGCGGCCAGCACGCGGGTGCGGGTCAGGCCGCGCCCGGAAAGGTGCTCCTCCACCACCTCGCGGAACCGCGTCAGCTCCCCGGCGAACTCCAGCACCCGGTCGAACTTCTCCCGGTCCTGCAGCTTCCGCCACAGGTCGTGGTAGCGGTACTGCCGCCGTCCCGCCGAATCCGTGCCCACCGCCTGCAGGTGCCCGTCCGCGGCGCGGCAGATCCACACCTCGGTCCACGCCGGAGGAACCGCCAACTCCCTGATCCGGCGCAGTGTCACCGGGTCGCGTACGGCCCGGCCGTCCGGCCAGTGGTAGCTGAAGCCGCGGCCGCGGCGGCGCCGCACGATCCCGGGCTCCTCCGGGGCGCTGCGACGCAGCTCATCGCCGTGTACGAAGTCGGTCACAGCCCTCGGCTGCCCCGAAAGGCGCGGTTGAATCGCGCGGCCCGCCGCGCGCCACGGCGGTCAGGAGACGCTCACCGCAGGGCGCGGCCCGGCCCGCGCGGCGAGCC
It contains:
- a CDS encoding DNA topoisomerase IB codes for the protein MTDFVHGDELRRSAPEEPGIVRRRRGRGFSYHWPDGRAVRDPVTLRRIRELAVPPAWTEVWICRAADGHLQAVGTDSAGRRQYRYHDLWRKLQDREKFDRVLEFAGELTRFREVVEEHLSGRGLTRTRVLAAAARMLDIGFFRVGGEEYTDSFGLATLRAEHVTYRRGTVVCSYVAKGRKAREQVISDPAVCRVIRSLLADPREELLRYKKNGAWRDVQSDEVNAYLKEVFGREVSAKDFRTWHATVLAAVGLAVSSRARTDRGRRRAVTRVMGEVADYLGNTPAVARASYVDPRIIDLYLGGTTIDLAGLAKGDPVMATHGAAESAVLELLRATPWPDG